The Pseudomonas allokribbensis genome has a window encoding:
- a CDS encoding DUF2970 domain-containing protein produces MDDPVDNKPPTFWQMLQSVMAAAFGVQSGKNRARDFTHGKPSHFIFLGIAFTAVFALTLFGIVQLVVHLAGA; encoded by the coding sequence ATGGACGATCCAGTCGACAACAAGCCACCGACCTTCTGGCAGATGCTGCAAAGCGTCATGGCGGCGGCGTTCGGGGTGCAGAGCGGCAAGAACCGGGCAAGGGACTTCACCCATGGAAAGCCCAGCCACTTCATCTTCCTGGGCATTGCGTTCACGGCGGTGTTCGCCCTGACGCTGTTTGGCATCGTGCAACTGGTGGTGCATCTGGCAGGCGCGTGA
- a CDS encoding ABC transporter substrate-binding protein, with protein MFKFLHISLLLLGMAFGTSARAESVLFLNPGSTQEAFWVSYSQFMQAAARDLGIDLHILYAQRQPELTLAQARLALQGPDRPDYLVFVNEQYVAPQILRMANDSGVKLFIVNSALTPNQQALVAERADRIGSLVPNDEEGGYLMMKELIRLHPPVAPGENIDLLAFSGLKITPSAQLREKGMQRALAEHPQVRLRQLVYGGWTQQRAYEQAKQLLVRYPKVSLVWAANDEMAFGAMRAVSEAGKVPGKDVLFSAVNTSPEALQAMVDGRLSALLGGHFTLGGWALVELHDHAQGVDLNQYGGRDRQIPLLQLIDRDHARRMLAMGTSPDYGVHFRKLSAKGRPVSYRYPFNLQTLMH; from the coding sequence ATGTTCAAGTTTCTCCACATCAGTCTGCTTTTGCTGGGCATGGCCTTCGGGACCAGTGCGCGGGCGGAGTCCGTGCTGTTTCTGAATCCGGGCTCGACCCAGGAAGCGTTCTGGGTCAGTTACTCGCAATTCATGCAGGCCGCCGCTCGGGATCTTGGAATCGACCTGCACATCCTCTATGCCCAACGCCAGCCCGAACTGACCCTGGCGCAGGCGCGACTGGCGTTGCAGGGGCCTGATCGCCCGGATTATCTGGTGTTCGTCAATGAACAGTACGTCGCGCCGCAGATTCTGCGCATGGCCAATGACAGTGGCGTGAAGCTCTTTATCGTCAATTCGGCACTGACGCCCAACCAGCAGGCGCTGGTGGCAGAGCGCGCGGATCGTATCGGTAGTCTGGTGCCCAACGATGAGGAGGGTGGTTACCTGATGATGAAGGAGCTGATTCGCCTGCATCCACCCGTGGCCCCCGGTGAAAACATCGATCTGCTGGCGTTTTCCGGCCTGAAGATCACGCCCTCGGCGCAACTGCGCGAAAAGGGCATGCAGCGGGCGCTGGCCGAGCATCCTCAGGTACGTTTGCGGCAACTGGTCTACGGCGGCTGGACGCAACAACGTGCCTACGAGCAGGCGAAGCAATTGTTGGTCCGATATCCAAAAGTGTCATTGGTGTGGGCGGCCAACGATGAAATGGCCTTCGGTGCGATGCGCGCCGTTTCAGAGGCCGGCAAAGTACCGGGCAAGGACGTGTTGTTCAGCGCGGTCAATACCTCGCCCGAAGCTTTGCAAGCCATGGTTGACGGTCGCCTGAGCGCGTTGCTCGGCGGGCATTTCACCCTCGGTGGCTGGGCGCTTGTCGAACTGCATGATCACGCGCAAGGCGTCGATCTGAATCAGTACGGCGGTCGTGACCGGCAGATTCCATTGTTGCAACTGATCGACAGAGATCATGCCCGCCGAATGCTGGCCATGGGCACTTCGCCGGACTACGGCGTGCATTTTCGCAAGCTCTCGGCGAAGGGCCGTCCGGTTTCGTATCGCTATCCGTTCAACCTGCAAACCCTGATGCACTGA
- a CDS encoding nitrite/sulfite reductase, with protein MYVYDEYDQRIIEDRVKQFRDQTRRYLAGELSEEEFRPLRLQNGLYIQRFAPMLRVAVPYGQLTSRQMRMMAKIARDYDKGYAHISTRQNVQFNWPALEDIPDILAELATVQMHAIQTSGNCLRNVTTDQFAGVAFDELIDPRPWCEIVRQWTTFHPEFAYLPRKFKIAVNGSTSDRAAIEVHDIGLEPVHNAAGELGFRVLVGGGLGRTPVVGAFINEFLPWQDLLSYLDAILRVYNRYGRRDNKYKARIKILVKALTPEVFAQKVDAEMEHLRGGQTTLTEAELHRVAKHFVDPDYKALSNQDAELAALDKEHPGFARWRTRNTLAHKKPGYVAVTLSLKPTGVAPGDITDKQLDAVADLADRYSFGQLRTSHEQNIILADVEQSQLFTLWGELREGGFATPNIGLLTDIICCPGGDFCSLANAKSIPIAESIQRRFDDLDYLFDIGELDLNISGCMNACGHHHVGHIGILGVDKKGEEFYQVSLGGSASRDASLGKILGPSFAQDDMPDVISKLIDVYVEQRTEDERFIDTYQRIGIDLFKERVYAANH; from the coding sequence ATGTACGTATACGACGAGTACGATCAGCGGATCATCGAGGACCGCGTCAAGCAGTTCCGTGATCAGACCCGACGCTATCTGGCAGGTGAGCTGAGCGAAGAAGAATTCCGCCCCCTGCGCCTGCAGAATGGCCTGTACATCCAGCGTTTCGCGCCGATGTTGCGGGTGGCGGTGCCTTACGGCCAACTGACCTCGCGTCAGATGCGCATGATGGCGAAGATTGCCCGTGACTACGACAAGGGCTACGCCCACATCAGTACCCGCCAGAACGTACAGTTCAACTGGCCGGCACTCGAAGACATCCCGGACATCCTCGCCGAACTTGCCACCGTGCAGATGCATGCGATCCAGACCAGCGGCAACTGCCTGCGCAACGTCACCACCGACCAGTTCGCCGGTGTTGCGTTCGACGAGTTGATCGATCCGCGTCCGTGGTGCGAAATCGTTCGTCAGTGGACCACGTTCCACCCGGAATTCGCCTACCTGCCACGCAAATTCAAGATCGCCGTCAACGGTTCGACCTCCGACCGCGCGGCCATCGAAGTCCACGACATCGGCCTTGAGCCGGTCCACAACGCCGCTGGCGAACTCGGTTTCCGCGTGCTGGTCGGCGGCGGTCTGGGTCGTACTCCGGTGGTGGGTGCCTTCATCAACGAGTTCCTGCCGTGGCAGGACCTGTTGAGCTACCTCGACGCGATCCTGCGGGTCTACAACCGCTACGGCCGTCGCGACAACAAATACAAGGCGCGGATCAAGATCCTCGTCAAAGCGCTGACTCCAGAAGTCTTCGCCCAAAAAGTCGATGCCGAAATGGAACACCTGCGCGGCGGCCAGACAACGCTGACCGAAGCCGAACTGCATCGTGTCGCCAAACACTTCGTCGACCCGGACTACAAGGCGCTGAGCAATCAAGACGCCGAACTGGCCGCCCTCGACAAGGAACACCCGGGTTTCGCCCGCTGGCGCACCCGCAATACCCTGGCACACAAGAAGCCGGGCTATGTAGCCGTAACGCTGTCCCTGAAGCCGACCGGCGTTGCACCGGGCGACATCACCGACAAGCAGCTCGACGCCGTCGCCGATCTCGCCGACCGCTACAGCTTCGGTCAACTGCGCACCTCCCACGAGCAGAACATCATTCTGGCCGATGTCGAACAGAGCCAGTTGTTCACCCTGTGGGGCGAACTGCGTGAAGGTGGTTTCGCTACGCCGAACATCGGCCTGCTGACCGACATCATCTGCTGCCCTGGCGGTGATTTCTGCTCCCTGGCCAACGCCAAGTCGATCCCGATCGCCGAATCGATCCAGCGCCGTTTCGACGACCTGGACTACCTGTTCGACATCGGTGAGCTGGACCTGAACATCTCCGGCTGCATGAACGCCTGCGGTCACCACCACGTCGGCCACATCGGCATTCTTGGCGTGGACAAGAAAGGTGAAGAGTTCTACCAGGTCTCGCTCGGCGGCAGCGCCAGCCGTGACGCCAGCCTGGGCAAGATCCTCGGCCCGTCGTTTGCCCAGGACGACATGCCGGATGTGATCTCCAAGCTGATCGACGTTTACGTGGAGCAACGTACCGAAGACGAGCGCTTCATCGACACCTACCAGCGTATTGGCATCGACCTCTTCAAGGAACGCGTCTATGCAGCGAATCATTAA
- a CDS encoding DUF934 domain-containing protein: protein MQRIIKNNEVVDETWHLLPKDFNIDEISNCDDLIVPLQLWREHSRMLKARDGGLGVWLDADEEAEEIGDDVNEFQVIALNFPAFTDGRNYSNARLLRDRYGFKGELRAIGDVLRDQLFYMRRCGFDAFALRADKDPYDALESLKDFSVTYQAATDEPLPLFRRR, encoded by the coding sequence ATGCAGCGAATCATTAAGAACAACGAGGTCGTCGACGAAACCTGGCACCTGCTGCCCAAGGATTTCAACATTGACGAGATCAGCAACTGCGACGACCTGATCGTCCCGCTGCAGCTGTGGCGTGAACACAGCCGCATGCTCAAGGCTCGCGATGGCGGTCTGGGTGTGTGGCTGGACGCCGACGAAGAAGCCGAGGAAATCGGTGACGACGTGAATGAGTTCCAGGTAATTGCCTTGAACTTCCCGGCCTTCACCGATGGCCGCAACTACTCCAACGCCCGTCTGCTGCGTGACCGCTACGGTTTCAAAGGCGAACTGCGGGCGATTGGCGACGTGCTGCGCGACCAGTTGTTCTACATGCGTCGTTGCGGTTTCGATGCCTTCGCCCTGCGCGCGGACAAAGACCCGTACGACGCCCTGGAAAGCCTCAAGGACTTCTCGGTGACCTACCAGGCCGCCACTGACGAACCGCTGCCGCTGTTCCGTCGCCGCTGA
- a CDS encoding dermonecrotic toxin domain-containing protein encodes MDVEKNRSNLPDMTPAQQGVFFELYKKRMPTWLLESSEAARNDLYESFKASFKSRHAALEKLRTLKSPQSFCTPLLAKAMAEKMGEPFEVDGAIFQHVRSTSSLLGLRKKLVLPIDRDLLTAACENFELSETLASSYHESSLLYIPQKVTGRSNQVLPIQPHEFARLCRYLDLGKQYQKHVEGFFGSDTQLASLQETSVAYSRDQFDVDRHIAYMRGHISADVYRMLKSVKNSESSIKLGKNTLGYQSLEMLGVQLRGAMFIGLIDEPEEDDYRCVIYMPGDPDHPLKEYASFQKFELELSGRLRNSEFRRFFMRFLPMQDRSLFLTGLSVRLLNARPNQFPISSTYLPLTGIDLEGDAKRDLFLAIFQHRAAQVRADTRLLVVPTDDEDEKTRLARLDTYKAIGLNTLLFFVSFVPVLGEVLCAVAGLQLLGEIYEGIDSWAHGDQERAADCLFDTLENLILMASFAAGGVATGEAYRLVRSSSFMQGLRRVPVGAMSHRLWNPDMTAYRHRESLPSNLAADAQGLVWRADKRYLPLGPDAYAVRPVTGTGLWEVHDPQLPERYSPLLETNGAGAWRHDSELPHEWSSLTLFRRLGFREEKVSDTRALQIIAASGIDEAVMRQLFVERGKPMAALSDSVRRFRADTDVGLFMEQMALPASAPMADADLQLYLLTGAGRWPRDMAIIVEDVTGDEVARYGAGNAARQVKISEDVLSKGLFHRPLLAALNDSERLRLLGSVTVEQKNQTALLASHIAALAPRMRMAMMDRLFRRADICELSRNEPIVKAFPGLSASVVDELVQHADAREWEQLESDTVPLRLAEEARRYQQIQRLNRAYEGLYLDAACGRDPDMLILDTLTHLPGWPGDVFVEILDWGVYADQRATIGPSDAAHKVLIEAYAERYQGQDTRHTVISSQPTRTRANFFQTLWESLPAHSRKAIGVDKDIDGTGLRQKITVSALQRREAFAKVLGIEPVSADYRSPMGLADRRIEQAFVQQSAPSSSASGTSPVLIRRAQELYPAQSPAQLKRFLTSLGTDEVLVIRSLERLREQYRTMVETLERWIHRDTYYQEEEGPRIKVPTHSKARAMQAILRAWRKETRHSVHSGHPTYRLTFDAAPLGEMPTLVGDFAHITALEMSGVGASAGLNTFLRNFSGLRVLNLSGNGLTRIPLAIGDMPALTGLDLSNNRIRLTERSMQELGGKQHLRTLDLGFNSTLGRTPDVSTMRSLRHLNLRDTGISEWPGNTDGLAHLESLDLRNNKIVDIPSSVFTSRAVLNRGTTIDGNPLSAASLKDIAAYQQSQGISLGVLITEYTHTVRLAGDREGAGWVNGLPAVEIGRAKQVLSSLSAAPDSRDFFEVLMQLRETADYSRTREQLGQRVWNVLEAACENDSLRRALFRMARSGWVSAPNVAGLFSDLEVRVLCYRAAAAARTGTQTLEGDLVRLLRGLFRLQQVEKQALLDIARRSRSGTFTQRQALDVSLIYRVRLAQRLALPAQPTELNMPLDTEMTDAQIDHAYLEVVRAEQTVLLTESVSRQEFWAEYLLTTRQDAFTSVFDRSAQAFSRLEAQVGLSREAASQQMTTIFDNFRNESLELRKQLTSAALARHPGLTLPVTPGPNRLGTREG; translated from the coding sequence ATGGATGTTGAAAAGAATCGATCAAATTTGCCCGACATGACGCCAGCTCAACAGGGTGTCTTCTTTGAGTTGTATAAAAAACGGATGCCCACCTGGCTGCTTGAATCATCAGAGGCCGCGCGCAATGATCTCTATGAAAGTTTCAAGGCCAGTTTCAAATCACGCCATGCCGCGCTGGAAAAACTGCGGACGCTAAAATCCCCACAGAGCTTTTGCACACCCCTTCTGGCCAAGGCCATGGCTGAGAAAATGGGCGAGCCCTTCGAAGTCGATGGGGCGATTTTTCAGCATGTACGCTCAACGTCAAGTCTGTTGGGGCTGCGAAAGAAACTGGTGTTGCCGATCGATCGCGATCTGTTGACGGCCGCCTGTGAAAATTTCGAGTTGTCTGAAACCCTGGCCAGCAGCTATCACGAGAGCTCTTTGCTCTACATTCCACAGAAAGTAACGGGGCGGTCCAACCAGGTTTTGCCGATACAGCCCCATGAGTTCGCCAGACTTTGCCGATACCTGGATCTTGGCAAGCAATACCAGAAACATGTGGAAGGTTTTTTTGGTAGCGACACTCAACTCGCCAGTTTGCAGGAAACATCTGTCGCTTATTCCAGGGATCAATTCGATGTTGATCGGCATATCGCCTACATGCGTGGTCACATAAGCGCCGATGTTTACCGGATGCTCAAGTCGGTCAAGAACTCGGAGTCCTCGATCAAACTGGGCAAAAACACGCTCGGCTATCAAAGTCTTGAAATGCTCGGTGTGCAACTTCGAGGCGCCATGTTCATCGGCCTGATCGACGAGCCAGAGGAAGACGATTACCGTTGTGTGATCTATATGCCGGGCGATCCTGATCATCCATTGAAAGAGTATGCGTCGTTCCAGAAATTCGAGCTTGAGCTGAGCGGGCGTTTACGCAATTCCGAGTTCCGACGTTTTTTCATGCGATTTCTTCCGATGCAAGATCGCTCGCTTTTCCTGACCGGACTGAGTGTGCGGTTGTTGAATGCCAGGCCGAACCAGTTTCCCATTAGTTCGACCTATCTGCCGCTGACAGGCATCGATCTTGAAGGTGACGCAAAACGGGATCTGTTTCTGGCCATCTTCCAGCACCGCGCGGCGCAGGTGCGGGCCGACACTCGTCTGTTGGTGGTGCCCACCGACGATGAGGATGAGAAAACCCGCCTGGCCAGGCTCGACACCTACAAAGCCATCGGACTGAATACGCTGTTGTTTTTTGTCTCCTTTGTGCCGGTGCTCGGTGAAGTCCTGTGCGCCGTTGCCGGGCTGCAATTGCTCGGCGAGATTTACGAGGGCATCGACAGCTGGGCTCACGGCGATCAGGAGCGTGCCGCCGATTGTCTGTTTGACACCCTTGAGAACCTGATCCTCATGGCGAGCTTCGCCGCCGGCGGTGTGGCCACCGGCGAGGCCTATAGACTCGTACGCTCGTCGAGTTTCATGCAGGGGTTGCGGCGCGTCCCGGTTGGCGCGATGTCGCATCGACTTTGGAATCCGGACATGACGGCTTACCGTCATCGTGAATCCTTGCCGAGCAACCTTGCTGCCGACGCACAAGGGTTGGTCTGGCGCGCAGACAAGCGCTATTTGCCGCTGGGGCCCGATGCGTACGCGGTGCGTCCGGTAACCGGCACCGGCTTGTGGGAGGTGCATGACCCGCAGTTGCCCGAACGCTATTCTCCTTTACTTGAGACCAACGGTGCGGGCGCCTGGCGTCACGATTCCGAGTTGCCTCACGAATGGAGCTCGTTGACCCTGTTCCGTCGTTTGGGGTTCCGGGAAGAGAAGGTTTCAGATACTCGTGCGCTGCAAATCATCGCGGCCAGTGGCATCGATGAGGCGGTTATGCGGCAGCTGTTTGTCGAGCGCGGCAAGCCGATGGCGGCGCTGTCGGATTCTGTAAGGCGTTTTCGCGCAGATACCGACGTCGGGTTGTTCATGGAGCAGATGGCTTTACCGGCGTCTGCCCCCATGGCAGACGCCGATCTGCAGTTGTATTTGCTGACGGGGGCAGGTCGTTGGCCACGAGACATGGCAATTATTGTGGAGGACGTCACCGGCGACGAAGTGGCGCGCTATGGCGCAGGCAATGCGGCCCGTCAGGTGAAAATCAGTGAGGACGTGCTGAGCAAGGGACTGTTCCATAGACCACTGTTGGCAGCGCTCAATGACAGTGAACGTTTGCGTTTGCTGGGTTCGGTTACCGTGGAGCAGAAAAACCAGACGGCGCTACTGGCCAGTCACATTGCCGCGCTGGCACCGCGCATGCGCATGGCGATGATGGATCGGCTGTTCCGGCGAGCCGACATTTGCGAACTTTCCAGAAACGAGCCGATCGTCAAGGCATTTCCGGGGCTTTCAGCCAGTGTTGTCGACGAACTGGTGCAACATGCCGATGCGCGCGAGTGGGAGCAGCTGGAATCCGACACTGTACCGCTGCGCCTGGCCGAAGAGGCGCGGCGCTATCAGCAGATCCAGCGTCTGAACCGGGCCTATGAGGGGTTGTACCTGGACGCGGCCTGCGGGCGCGATCCCGACATGCTGATACTCGACACGTTGACCCATTTGCCCGGCTGGCCTGGCGATGTGTTTGTCGAAATTCTGGATTGGGGTGTGTATGCCGATCAGCGGGCAACCATCGGCCCGAGCGACGCCGCGCACAAAGTGCTGATCGAAGCCTACGCCGAGCGCTATCAGGGCCAGGACACGCGTCACACGGTCATCTCCAGTCAGCCGACGCGCACCCGGGCGAATTTTTTCCAGACGTTGTGGGAAAGCTTGCCGGCCCACAGTCGCAAGGCCATCGGGGTCGACAAGGACATCGACGGCACTGGCTTGCGGCAGAAAATCACTGTTTCGGCACTGCAGCGGCGCGAGGCATTCGCCAAGGTGTTGGGAATTGAACCGGTGAGCGCCGATTACCGTTCACCCATGGGCCTGGCGGATCGTCGGATCGAGCAAGCCTTCGTCCAGCAGTCGGCTCCTTCGAGTTCTGCATCGGGAACATCTCCCGTGCTCATACGTCGGGCGCAGGAGCTGTATCCGGCCCAATCCCCCGCGCAGCTCAAACGTTTCCTGACCTCGCTGGGCACCGACGAAGTCTTGGTCATCAGATCGCTGGAGCGGCTGCGCGAGCAATACCGGACGATGGTCGAAACCCTGGAGCGCTGGATTCACCGCGATACGTATTATCAGGAAGAGGAGGGGCCGAGAATCAAGGTGCCTACCCATAGCAAGGCTCGGGCAATGCAAGCCATTTTGCGCGCCTGGCGCAAGGAAACCCGCCACTCCGTGCACTCGGGTCATCCGACCTACCGTCTGACATTCGATGCAGCGCCGCTGGGGGAAATGCCGACCCTCGTTGGTGATTTTGCCCACATCACCGCTTTGGAGATGAGTGGCGTTGGCGCCAGTGCGGGGTTGAACACATTTTTGCGTAACTTTTCCGGATTGCGGGTGCTGAATCTGTCAGGGAACGGGTTGACGCGCATTCCTCTTGCGATCGGCGATATGCCGGCGCTGACCGGGCTGGATCTGAGCAATAACCGCATTCGCCTGACCGAGCGATCGATGCAGGAACTGGGTGGCAAGCAGCATTTGCGCACGCTGGACCTTGGGTTCAACTCGACTTTGGGGCGGACGCCTGATGTCAGTACGATGCGCAGTTTGCGCCATCTGAACCTGCGTGACACCGGCATCAGCGAATGGCCCGGGAACACCGATGGGCTCGCGCATCTGGAGTCTCTCGATTTGCGCAACAACAAGATCGTCGATATCCCGTCGTCCGTGTTCACCTCCCGCGCGGTACTGAACCGGGGCACCACGATCGATGGCAACCCGCTGTCGGCGGCAAGCCTCAAAGACATCGCTGCGTACCAACAGTCACAAGGTATAAGCCTCGGCGTGCTCATCACCGAGTACACCCACACCGTACGATTGGCGGGTGATCGTGAGGGGGCCGGGTGGGTCAACGGCCTGCCGGCGGTGGAGATCGGCCGGGCGAAGCAGGTGCTGTCATCGCTGTCGGCTGCCCCGGACTCCCGGGATTTTTTTGAAGTGCTCATGCAACTGCGTGAAACGGCCGATTACTCCCGAACCCGCGAACAGCTCGGGCAGCGGGTGTGGAATGTGCTGGAGGCAGCCTGCGAGAATGATTCGTTGCGTCGGGCGCTGTTTCGCATGGCCCGGTCAGGTTGGGTCAGTGCCCCCAATGTTGCGGGGCTGTTCAGCGATCTGGAGGTCAGGGTTCTGTGTTATCGGGCAGCGGCAGCGGCCCGTACCGGTACACAGACACTTGAAGGCGACCTGGTCCGTCTGTTGCGCGGATTGTTCCGTTTGCAGCAGGTGGAAAAGCAAGCGTTGCTCGATATTGCGCGGCGTTCCCGCTCAGGGACCTTCACTCAACGTCAGGCGCTGGATGTCAGCCTGATTTACCGGGTGAGACTGGCACAGCGCCTGGCGTTGCCAGCACAACCCACAGAGCTGAATATGCCTCTGGATACCGAGATGACTGACGCGCAGATCGATCACGCGTATCTGGAGGTCGTCAGGGCCGAGCAGACGGTGCTACTGACTGAGTCGGTCAGCAGGCAGGAGTTCTGGGCGGAGTATTTGCTGACGACACGTCAGGATGCATTTACCAGCGTTTTCGATCGCAGTGCGCAAGCGTTTTCGCGATTGGAGGCACAGGTCGGGTTGTCTCGTGAGGCCGCCAGTCAGCAAATGACGACGATCTTCGACAACTTCAGAAATGAAAGCCTGGAACTGCGAAAACAACTGACCAGCGCGGCACTGGCGAGGCATCCGGGGCTGACTTTGCCGGTTACACCGGGGCCCAACAGGTTAGGAACGAGAGAGGGATAA
- the sohB gene encoding protease SohB, producing the protein MEFLTEYASFLAKTVTLVIAILVVLASFAALRSKGRRKSAGQLQVNKLNDFYKGLRERLEQTLLDKDQLKTLRKGEAKAEKKQKKNPDAKPRVFVLDFDGDIKASATESLRHEITALLTLATPKDEVVLRLESGGGMVHSYGLASSQLARIREAGVPLTVCIDKVAASGGYMMACIGEKIISAPFAILGSIGVVAQLPNVNRLLKKHDIDFEVLTAGEYKRTLTVFGENTEKGREKFQEDLDITHKLFKNFVARYRPQLAIDEVATGEVWLGIAALEKQLVDELKTSDEYLAERAKQSEVYHLHYAERKSLQERIGMAASGSVDRVLLSWWSRLTQQRFW; encoded by the coding sequence GTGGAGTTTTTGACTGAATACGCCAGTTTCCTGGCCAAGACCGTGACACTGGTCATCGCGATTCTGGTGGTGCTGGCCAGTTTTGCTGCATTGCGCAGCAAGGGCCGACGCAAGTCTGCGGGCCAGTTGCAGGTCAACAAGCTCAATGATTTCTATAAAGGCCTGCGTGAGCGCCTGGAGCAGACCCTGCTCGACAAGGATCAGCTCAAGACCTTGCGCAAGGGCGAGGCCAAGGCCGAGAAGAAACAGAAGAAGAACCCGGACGCCAAGCCGCGGGTATTCGTGCTGGATTTCGATGGCGACATCAAGGCGTCGGCCACCGAAAGCCTGCGCCACGAAATCACCGCACTGCTGACCCTGGCTACACCGAAGGATGAAGTGGTCCTGCGTCTGGAGAGTGGCGGCGGCATGGTTCACAGCTATGGCCTGGCCTCGTCGCAACTGGCGCGCATCCGTGAAGCCGGCGTGCCGTTGACCGTGTGCATCGACAAGGTCGCGGCGAGCGGCGGCTACATGATGGCCTGCATCGGCGAGAAGATCATCAGCGCGCCGTTTGCCATTCTTGGCTCGATCGGGGTGGTTGCGCAGCTGCCGAACGTCAATCGCCTGTTGAAAAAGCATGACATCGATTTCGAAGTGCTGACCGCTGGCGAATACAAGCGCACCCTCACCGTGTTTGGCGAAAACACCGAGAAGGGCCGGGAGAAATTCCAGGAAGATCTGGACATCACCCATAAGCTGTTCAAGAACTTCGTCGCCCGTTATCGCCCGCAACTGGCGATCGACGAAGTGGCCACGGGCGAGGTCTGGCTCGGCATCGCGGCGCTGGAAAAGCAATTGGTGGATGAGCTCAAGACCAGTGACGAATACCTGGCCGAGCGGGCCAAACAGTCCGAGGTCTATCACCTGCACTACGCCGAACGCAAAAGCCTGCAGGAGCGTATTGGCATGGCGGCCAGCGGCTCGGTGGATCGCGTGCTGCTGAGCTGGTGGAGCCGGCTGACCCAGCAACGATTCTGGTAA
- a CDS encoding histidine phosphatase family protein, which yields MGSIYLIRHGQASFGADDYDVLSPTGVRQAEILGRHLAELGVSFDRCLSGDLRRQQHTANSALEQFAAIGLPVPALEIDSAFNEFDADAVIRALLPAMLPEEPEALEILRNAAQNRGEFQRIFALIIERWLAGTYDTPGLESWLGFVERVQAGLNRLLDQADNTQKIAVFTSGGTITALLHLITHMPARQAFELNWQIVNTSLNQLKFRGREVALASFNSHAHLQLLKAPELITFR from the coding sequence GTGGGCAGCATCTACTTGATTCGACATGGCCAGGCCTCCTTCGGTGCAGACGACTATGACGTCCTGTCGCCGACCGGTGTACGCCAGGCAGAGATCCTCGGCCGTCACCTCGCCGAGCTCGGCGTCAGCTTCGATCGCTGCCTGTCGGGCGATCTGCGCCGTCAGCAACACACGGCCAACAGCGCGCTGGAACAGTTCGCCGCCATCGGATTGCCGGTTCCGGCTCTGGAAATCGATTCGGCCTTCAACGAATTCGACGCCGACGCCGTGATCCGCGCCCTGCTCCCTGCCATGCTGCCCGAAGAACCCGAAGCGCTGGAGATCCTGCGCAACGCCGCACAGAACCGTGGCGAGTTCCAGCGCATCTTCGCCCTGATCATCGAACGCTGGCTGGCCGGCACCTACGACACGCCGGGGCTGGAAAGCTGGCTGGGCTTCGTCGAACGGGTCCAGGCCGGGCTGAACCGCCTACTCGATCAGGCCGACAACACCCAGAAAATCGCAGTGTTCACCTCGGGTGGCACCATCACCGCCCTGCTCCACCTGATTACGCACATGCCTGCACGGCAGGCCTTTGAACTGAACTGGCAAATCGTCAACACCTCGCTCAACCAGCTGAAGTTCCGCGGTCGCGAGGTGGCTCTGGCTTCCTTCAACAGTCATGCACACCTGCAACTGCTGAAGGCCCCGGAACTCATCACTTTTCGCTGA
- a CDS encoding SCP2 sterol-binding domain-containing protein encodes MTSVADAVKAMQAKFNPAAAAGLDLIFGFNITDEDKHYALIVKDGTCDIQEGENADANCTLVLDSETLKGIVSGETDGMQAFMGGKLRVEGDMMLSMKLSELFPA; translated from the coding sequence ATGACCTCCGTAGCTGATGCCGTAAAAGCAATGCAAGCCAAGTTCAACCCAGCCGCTGCTGCCGGTCTGGATCTGATCTTCGGTTTCAACATCACTGACGAAGACAAGCACTACGCCCTGATCGTCAAAGACGGCACTTGCGACATCCAGGAAGGCGAAAACGCCGACGCCAACTGCACGCTCGTGCTGGACAGCGAAACCCTGAAAGGCATCGTCAGCGGCGAAACCGACGGCATGCAAGCCTTCATGGGCGGCAAGCTGCGCGTTGAAGGCGACATGATGCTGTCGATGAAACTGTCCGAGCTGTTCCCGGCATAA